A DNA window from Malus domestica chromosome 12, GDT2T_hap1 contains the following coding sequences:
- the LOC103449517 gene encoding transcription factor E2FA yields the protein MSGCAQAPNRQPAPATAPTGGGAQILPPLRRHLAFESTKPQPFPPDNYHRFAGGARRAGDQEPEAIYVRSPQLTRKDTNEVEYSDWTCSPGNTNIIQTPLQTPPMSTKGGRVNNRSKASKGGRSGPQTPVSNVGSPSTPAGSCRYDSSLGLLTKKFINLIKRAEDGILDLNKAAETLEVQKRRIYDITNVLEGIGLIEKKLKNRIRWKGFDASMPGELDGDLSILQAEVENLSLQERRLDDRIREMQEKLRDLSEDENNRKWLFVTEDDIKGLPCFHNETLIAIKAPHGTTLEVPDPDEAVDYLQRRYRIILRSTMGPIDVYLVSQFEEKFEDVHGAEPPVSCPMASGSGSSEHPITEVVTVESSGKEIEPWLQQAHHTCSDLNASQEFAGGMMKIVPSDVDNDADYWLLSDAEVSITDMWRTDSGVGWNGTDILHADFGVTDVSTPRPQTPPSRVVEVPSHAVNFAQR from the exons CGCCGTTGAGGCGTCACCTCGCGTTCGAGTCCACAAAGCCGCAGCCGTTCCCTCCCGACAATTACCACCGATTCGCGGGCGGTGCTCGCAGAGCTGGAGACCAAGAACCTGAAGCTATTTATGTTCGATCTCCT CAACTTACTCGGAAGGACACCAATGAAGTTGAGTACAGTGATTGGACCTGCAGTCCTGGAAATACTAATATTATTCAGACTCCCCTTCAGACTCCTCCAATGTCTACAAAAGGGGGAAGGGTAAACAATAGGTCAAAGGCTTCCAAGGGAGGTAGATCTGGACCTCAGACTCCTGTGTCAAATGTTG GTTCCCCTTCTACTCCAGCCGGAAGCTGTCGTTATGACAGTTCCTTAG GTCTGTTGACAAAAAAGTTCATCAATTTGATTAAGCGTGCAGAGGATGGAATTCTTGATCTAAACAAAGCAGCGGAAACTTTGGAG GTTCAGAAGAGGCGGATATAtgacattacaaatgttttggaaGGAATAGGTCTCATTGAAAAGAAGCTGAAGAACAGGATACGTTGGAA GGGATTTGATGCTTCAATGCCAGGAGAGTTGGATGGTGATCTCTCTATATTACAG gcagaagttgaaaatctATCCTTACAAGAGCGCAGATTAGATGACCGAATAAG AGAGATGCAAGAAAAGTTGAGGGATTTGAGCGAAGATGAAAACAACCGAAA GTGGCTTTTTGTGACTGAAGATGACATTAAGGGCCTACCTTGCTTCCAC AATGAAACCCTGATAGCAATCAAAGCTCCACATGGAACCACCTTGGAAGTCCCAGATCCTGATGAA GCTGTTGACTATCTACAGAGGAGATACAGGATAATACTTAGAAGCACAATGGGACCCATTGATGTCTACCTTGTCAG TCAATTTGAGGAAAAGTTTGAGGATGTGCATGGAGCTGAGCCACCTGTGAGCTGCCCAATGGCTTCTGGTTCTGGGTCCAGTGAACACCCAATAACAGAAGTGGTAACTGTTGAAAGCAGTGGGAAGGAAATTGAGCCTTGGCTGCAACAGGCTCATCACACGTGCTCTGATTTAAACGCTTCTCAGGAGTTTGCTGGGGGAATGATGAAGATCGTTCCTTCTGATGTTGAT AATGATGCAGACTACTGGCTTTTGTCTGATGCCGAAGTTAGCATTACAGATATGTGGAGGACGGATT CTGGTGTTGGATGGAATGGGACAGACATTCTTCATGCTGACTTTGGAGTGACTGATGTTAGTACACCAAGGCCACAAACTCCGCCATCTAGGGTTGTTGAAGTCCCATCTCATGCAGTTAACTTCGCTCAAAGGTGA